cgGTGCTTGCCATTCGCAATCATGTGGAAGAATTTTGTGTTATCATCCCCTTGGACGATTTTTTGAACCTTAGCACGCAGAGCCCACCTCAATTCCTCCTCCGAAGCAGCTCTTTCAATCTTAACTCCGCCTCCACTTTAGTTTCCAGTTCTCTGGTGTCTAGTATGGAAGACTCTGCCTTTAAATCTAGGGATTGAATAAGCAAAAGGAGCCTTTCCTTCTCGGCCTTATAAATCCCACCTATATGCTTGGCCCAACCCCGCAAGAATTGACGCAAATGACGGATCTTATTTTGCCAACGCTCAACATTCGTTCTCCCACCTGAATCTTTAGCCCATTCTCTTGCTATTAGATTCAGaaacccttctctttcaaaccacgctAATTCGAAAGAAAAGATACTCTTGTTCCCCACATGCGTAGCCTCACCCGAGTCAACCAACAATGGGGTATGATCGGAGATACCGCGTGAGAGCGCTTGAACCGTCACAaggggaaacttctgttcccagtCGACGCTCGCAAGGACCCGGTCCAGCTTCTCAAAGGTCAGGACTAGTAGTGTGTTAGCCCAAGtgaactttctaccagaaagctcaaTCTCTCGAAGGTCTAAGCTTTCAATAATTgtattaaacataaacgaccatgtgccgtcaaagttatcattgtttttCTCGTCCCGCCTACGGATAATATTAAAATCCCCCCCAATAAGAATTGGGAGCTGCTCGTTACCACAAATACGGACTAAATCTGCCAAAAAGTCGGGTTTGAGTTCTGGTTGTGCGGCCCCATAGACCGCCACCaagacccaattaaacccatcAACCTTTGACCTAACTCGAAACTTAACCGCAAAATCTCCCATAACCACACTCCTAACTTCCAATGATTCGCACTTAACCCCAAGTAAGACCCCTCCGGATCGTCCTCTTGGAGGTAGACAATGCCAATCGAAGTCAACCCCTCCTGACAGAGTACTAAGAAATTGGAGGGTAAAATTGTCCCTTCCCGTTTCGGACAGGGCAATGAAATCCAAACTGTGCTCAATAGAAGCATccgctagaaaccttcttttagccaagtctttaagaCATCTGCTATTCcaaaaagattcctttcatatctcatcatgaaattttttggttgttcggatcctagcacttctacACACGACCGACATCGGATAAATCTTACGACTCCATTTGCATTTAGGTCTGTGTTGATCCTCTACCCGGTTCTCACCCCCGAGCTCAGTGGACATATCCACTTGGGAATCACCAATAATGGAGTCCCTTGGGGAACTAGAAAAAGAGGCCTCCCCATACTCGTGAGGGGAGGGTGCCAGATCAGCACAAAGGCTTTCAATCACATTGACCCCCAAAGCATCAACATCAGCATCCTTCATAGGTTTAACAGCCGCAAGGTTTCTAATCATCTCTAAAGCACGGTCTGCTTCGAGATCCAAGAGATCATTAACTGATTTATCGACTTCGACATCATTTCTACCCAGAGAAACACCCAACTGGTTTGCGTTATTAATAATCTCAGCATTTGAAAAATGCAAAATAGAATTGGAAGTGTTAAtggacataccagtagtgacctctaTATCACgtagcttggccgccctcatggcgcaccgttgctgcatgtcatcaacatccGGCCGATCCTGGAGACGACAGCTCATCCGTCGACCATCAGATACCGGGTTCGGAATTCCTCCAAAGGTGATGATGTCGTCCCGGGTAACCCCGTCCGGGGTAAGGCCTCCTGCCCGACCCCCAACAGGGCTCAACTGATCTGTACCCGTCGGAGAGCTGCCCTGCGCCGGGGGCACCGACAGAGCCCCCTCAGCCGTCACCGCCACCGGGCGCTGCACGCCCGGTGAGCCCTGAGCAAAAGTCGCCCCCTCCAGGGACGGCCGGGGAGAGGAAGGGGCGGGGACCACCTGTCTGCACCCCCCTCCCAGGCCAGCAACTCCACCCGCGCATGGCGCGGCCGACAGGGGAGAGACAAGGGCGAGGGCCTCCTGCCCACACCCCCCTCCCGGAGAGTCACCTCCAGGACCGTGAAGACCATCCGCAACACCGCCCGGTGTCAGCAGACTCTTCATCCGCAGAGAAGCATCCTCTCGATGAAGGAGAGCGGGGGATCGGAGGGCCTCCTGCCCATGATCCTCCCCACCCTTCCAGCGAGGCTCAGAAATCCGATCAAACTCCATATCCGGGTCAACCAACGTCCCGAAGTCTGTCCCGGAAGATAGATGGACGGTCGGAGCCACACAACCAGAAGCCAACACCGGTGGTAACTCGTGTTCCGCCGGCTCGTCCAGCTCCACACGAACACTCCATAGACGACTAGGCGCAGAGTGCGCATCAAAAGACCCAAAGCGAAGAGCGTTCATCGGAGCGGAAGATCCAGACGGACCCGTGGCAGACTTATCCGCCTTATCCGACTGCGAATCCGGCCCCTTGGCCGTCTCCCGAGAAGCGTTGTCGTGCTCTTTACTCTGATCTCCAGGTGCTCCATCCCCCTCTGTCGTATCCATGTCCTGGATGTCATCCCCCCCTCCCTCCTGAGGGATCGGAGTGTCCTCAATCTCAAGCTCAAGCATATAGCTAACGCCATCATGTGTCCACTTGACCACATCGGGAACAAACTCCAAGCTGAGAACACCAACCAGTAGCCTCGCAGCACCATGTGCCCGAGTGAAAGGCATGTCCACCTGTTCCGTCTTCCCAATGAGAGAACCCAAACTCCAAGCTACCAGGAAGTGATTGATATATTTGCGTGGTGCACCATAGAAGCGAACCCAAACCTTCTCCAAAGGTGTGCCCTCAGGCTCTTTCTCCTTCCACTCATCAAACGTAAGGACGATGCTAGTACTCTGAACTCTGCACATGCCCCATTTGAGAATATGTAGCTGGTCCTCCTTAGTGGGAAACTAAACCTTGTAAGTCTGGTTCTCCAACTTAACAAGGTCACACTGGTGATTACCTGGAACAAGATCCTGCAGCTGCCGCACAATCTGTGCCTCCGTCAAACTCCCATTAGTCACTTTAACAACTGCGGGAAAGGAACTCTCATGCACATGTGTCAAAGGAGCCACATCAGGTGACCCAAAAAACATAAGCTCCTGACAACAAACCCATAAATGGTAACCACCGGCTTGGGGCCGGAAAGAAGAGGACAATCTGCGGACTTATGCTGCGATCTACAGCAGTAATCGCACAGTTCTGTTGTACACTCCGCCACAAAATGACCTGGCTCTCCACATCTATAGCACGGCAGTTTCTTTTTCTTTATAGCCCACTTTGATAATTTTTCACCATTGCGCTTGTCCAGTGCCTTTTCAGAACCAACATCATCAGATTTAGCCACCGGAACACTGATAGCAGCTAAAGCTCGGACTGCATCCACAGCCACCTGGGAGAGCGAAGGAGAGGGTGCCTGCACAGTCTCATGAGGCGCGGCCGAAGCCACCACGGTCGtagccggcggcggaggaggccgcggtggAGGTTGGCGTCGCCCGGCCCCCACCTCTGCCGCCACGGAAAGCACGGTGAGCACCTCGGTTTGGCCGGTTGGTTGGGCCGGCCACCCCTTCGACAAAGTTGCCAGGAGGCCCTTGGAAACCGCGTCCCGGACCATTGCCATTGTTCCACCCTGAGCCACGACCACCACCAGAAGAAGAACCATGGTGCTGACCCTCGCCATAGGCATCATATCCATCATCACCCCACTGGCCATATCGACTATATCTAAAACCACCATTGTTGTCCTTGGCAGCCCCACCGCCGTGACCATCCCGGGCCGGACCTCCACCCCGCCCGACGGCATGGGCACCCCCACGGCCAACACCAGGGGCACCACCGCGGCCGAGTGTAGAGTTACCCGCATGCCCGGCGGCCTGGGCACCACCCCGCCGGGCGACTTGGCCGGCAGGCGGCGCTTCCTGCTGCGCCACAGCTGCAGCGGACGGTGGTGGCTTGGCCGGCGGCGGCTGGCCTCGTCCCGCCATGCCTGCCGCACCGGGAAAGCTAACAGGACCAGCAGCGGCCGGTTGAACTCGCCGAGCCCTACCAGACCCGATCGACGCAAAGTACGGCCGACAACTCACGGTAGCCCTAGGAACAACACGAACTAGAGAGAAACCCTCGATCGAATCACGTAATTGATCGTCAGACGGGTTCGATGCTGTGGCCTGGATCGCTACATGGGCCTCTTGCCCAGTATCAGATGCGTCCAGGTCCACACTAGCCGCGTCAGGCCCACCCTGGCCCAACAACGAATTCAAACGGGCAAGTCGCATCGCCCGGATCTCATCACGATCGCTCGCCGGCAACACCGCTGCCGGCGGCCTAGATCTCCTCCGGCGATCTTTCACAACCTTCCAAGAACCGAAGAAATCACCAAGAGTCAGGGATGGAAGACTCACCTTTGGTAGAGGACCCTTCCAAGGCCGTGTCGACGTCGGCGCCGTCCGGCGGTGTGCCACTCGCCGGACGACCTCCACCTTGTCCGTCATGCCCACCCCGACCCAAGCAGGATCCTCCGGCGGGACGACCTCATCAACAAAGCCGGCCACAACCTCCTCCGAGTAGCCAGCCCCCAACACCTCGCACACCTTGTCACTCGGCGTCGGAGAGTACGCCGCCACTGCAGATCCgccgccggcggcctcctcctcatcGGAGTCGTCGGAGTCCGAGGCCGCAAGGGCCCAGAAACGACTCCCACCGCGAAGGGAAGGCGCGGCCGGCAGAAACTTGTCGACGCGATCGGCACCGCGGTCGGCTCCGTGGTCGCCACCACGATCGCCTCGCTTACCCATCGTGGTCGCTAACAACCATATCTGGATGAGACTTCTATCTTATCCCAGTCAGCAATATGCATGCAGTGAAACTATGAAAGTAATAGTGTATAGTGCATGTGCACTGCACGAACTAGCACGTACGTACCAATGGTGGAGGCAACAGGAACATGAGTGGCAGCTGGTGGCATGAAAGTTGCCATGGCCGGGCGCTGTCCGATGTCGCCATTGCCGGCAACCACGCCGTCGTCCAGCTCCAGCTTGTTCATACCGTCCCACGTGCTGTCACCTTGGATCCTCGGTCACTCAGGTGCTGTGTGCCTGTTTCCCTGTCCCCCGGCCACCTCGGCGTCTTTATAAACAAGCCAGGCAGTAGGAGTACCAGTGTACACACCGAGACCGACCGTACGTACTACGTAGACTACCAAAAGATCAAGATCGGGCCGGCCGACGCAGGTGGCCACGTCATGGGCTTGATGCATGACCATGATGATGAGGATTGAGGTGAAGTGATGGGTCATACAGCTTTCATGACCGCCCTGCCTGTATCAACGCGACATGGATAAATAAAGTGAAGGTGCATGCATGCGTAGAGAAAGAGACGAACAAGAAAAAAGATTAAAGACGAGTGCAATCTTCTCCATTCATATGATGATGTGCATGCATACAGTGAGATCGCCTGGCGCGGGCACGGCATGACCCGTCGTTTTCCTCGGGCCGTGACCACCATGCTGTCCAGGGGCCCTCTCTGCTCACTTCAACGCTCCACCATTCCGGTCTCCGCCCGCATGCGCGCAGAGGGAGTGGTAACATACGATGGGAGCTGCCGCGTGACAGAAAAAGCCGGAGGAAAACCAAGATCGATCGGCTCGTGTGTAGATGGGTACGTCGTTTTCCATACATGCCGAGGCATGGACTGGGGTGATGACTTGACAGAACATGTGCCTGCGTGCTTCTCGTCTCTTGGATCCGCCTGTTAAGCCAACTCAAACGACCTCAAATGGTCTGTCCGCGTTTGTTTGAGGGTAAACAAAGACAATACGCGGCCATCGCGCAGAAGCAAACGGACAAATACTCATTTTATGTCCGCTTTTCACTTAATCATGGCTTAAATTTGGGCCGCATTTGCGTCAAAGCGGACAGCGCACGGGCAGGCGGGACGCGCGCCCTTGTCCTCCCTTGGTCTGTCCGTCAGGGACACAATGCGCCCATTTTCCCTCCCTTTCCTCAAAACCCTCCGCGctccccttccctcccctccctcATCCATGGTCGGCGGCCTGAAGAAACCCGATGACCCGGCCGCTACCGTGCGCCCCGGCGAAGAAGAAGGGCCTGAAGAAGCCGTGGTCGGAGCTCACGCGGCTCGACCATGAATCGGCCAAGAGAAGGGCACTGCGAGACGTCGCTACGGACAAGAAAGCCGCtgtcgactacgccgccaaggccACTGTGCTGCACAAGGCCGTCGTCGAGGACAAGGAGGACATTGTCGCCAAGGCACACGCCCTACTCATGCTAGGGGTATGCCGACCCTCGCCGGTCATTATCTCAGTCGCTGCCATGGCCACGGTTAGCACATGCTCGTCGGCTATTCGCACTCCGCAGTGCCTGTCGCCCAGCTTGAGAGCATTGAAGCCCGTCCTGTGAGTGGCCTAGGCGTAGGCGACTTGGTATGACCTTGCTA
Above is a window of Triticum aestivum cultivar Chinese Spring chromosome 6B, IWGSC CS RefSeq v2.1, whole genome shotgun sequence DNA encoding:
- the LOC123134055 gene encoding uncharacterized protein, with product MGKRGDRGGDHGADRGADRVDKFLPAAPSLRGGSRFWALAASDSDDSDEEEAAGGGSAVAAYSPTPSDKVCEVLGAGYSEEVVAGFVDEVVPPEDPAWVGVGMTDKVEVVRRVAHRRTAPTSTRPWKGPLPKVIFKATTLIRMWSLLTPTEAREHLVTGSIRWETVARDIFNRFGWRSCNRIGV